A genomic region of Gossypium hirsutum isolate 1008001.06 chromosome D01, Gossypium_hirsutum_v2.1, whole genome shotgun sequence contains the following coding sequences:
- the LOC107917002 gene encoding probable LRR receptor-like serine/threonine-protein kinase At3g47570, giving the protein MGKSHFMLSLVVVILFLNFVCSFSMESPNITTDRLALLALKSHVTSDPKRFLATNWSTSTSVCNWIGVTCGSKNLRVAVLNLTGMGLVGTIPSHLGNLSFLSRLNIMNNSFQGLLPNHLANLHRLKFINLGNNKFGGEIPSWFGSFTRLQNLYLFGNNFTGSIPSSLCHLPKLEFLNLGNNNLRGQIPVKIGNLSTLKTLHLGTNQLSGQIPGTIGDLLNLERLRFSENNLTGPVPSSIGNLTFLSYLDFSSNSLSGALPFQIGNLQNLEILSLGNNIFSGSIPPPIFNISTALMIWLGFNQLSGQLPSTAGLGLPKLEGLYLELNELSGPIPTFISNASNLIFLQLTNNSFSGTVPDTFGNLKYLQRLDLGHNNLSSKPSSPVLSFLSSLTSCKSLEVLIFDDNPLINGELPVSVGNLSASLTLFYASHCNIKGSIPGEIGNLSKLFWLGLDHNDFTGTIPATLGRLRELQDVDLGSNKLEGSIPSELCHLERLAYLTLTDNKLFGPIPECLGHMVSLRNLFLGSNSFTSIPSTLTRLDGILFLELSSNSLNGSLPTDIGNWKSVTNLNLSDNRFSGAIPSSIADLMHLTHLSLSGNMLQGSIPASFDELISLEYLDLSRNNLSGMIPKSLEKLQNLKSFNVSFNRLQGEIPSRGLFGNYSSQSFIGNEDLCGPSRLQVPPCKTDPSKSANLLKYILPVIGSVILVSIVVIILLRSRNTKTELPIQENLPPLPEWRRISYHDLAQATDGFSESNLLGVGSFGSVYKGTLSTGMTIAVKVFHVNQDRAFKSFDIECEVLRNIRHRNLVKIISSCSNVDFKALVLEFMPNGSLEKWLYSHNHFLNVLQRLNIVIDIALALEYLHHGHTLLVVHCDIKPNNILLDTDMIAHLGDFGIAKLLGEEDSTIQTKTLATIGYMSPEYGSEGIVSTKGDVYSFGILVMETFTRKKPTDDIFGEEMSLKRWVKESLPSSLVDVVDSELLNTREREGLAAKDCILSILQLALECLAEVAEERIDMEEVVARLKKIKTMYLRGTEQV; this is encoded by the exons ATGGGAAAATCTCACTTTATGCTTTCTCTTGTAGTTgtgattttgtttctaaattttgTTTGTTCTTTTTCCATGGAATCACCCAACATCACCACAGACCGGTTAGCTCTTCTTGCATTGAAATCTCATGTAACTTCTGATCCAAAACGTTTTTTAGCAACCAATTGGTCTACTAGCACATCTGTCTGCAATTGGATTGGCGTCACTTGCGGATCCAAAAACCTTAGGGTCGCAGTTTTGAATCTTACAGGCATGGGTCTGGTAGGCACCATACCATCACACTTGGGAAATCTATCCTTCCTCTCCAGACTCAACATTATGAACAATAGTTTTCAAGGCTTATTACCCAACCATTTGGCTAATTTGCATCGGTTGAAGTTCATAAACTTGGGTAACAACAAATTCGGCGGAGAAATCCCATCATGGTTCGGTTCCTTCACTCGACTTCAAAACTTGTATCTATTCGGAAACAACTTCACTGGTTCAATCCCATCATCTTTGTGCCATTTACCAAAGCTAGAGTTTTTGAATTTGGGAAACAACAATCTGCGAGGGCAGATTCCTGTCAAGATTGGAAACCTTTCCACCTTGAAGACTTTGCATTTGGGAACCAACCAGCTTTCAG GTCAAATCCCTGGAACAATTGGTGACCTTCTGAACTTAGAGAGGCTTCGCTTTTCAGAAAACAACTTAACAGGGCCTGTGCCTTCAAGCATTGGGAACTTGACATTTCTGAGTTACCTTGATTTTTCCTCTAATAGCTTGTCAG GTGCACTTCCATTTCAGATTGGAAACTTACAGAATCTTGAAATCTTATCTTTGGGAAATAATATTTTCTCTGGTTCCATCCCTCCTCCAATCTTTAACATATCGACAGCATTGATGATTTGGCTTGGTTTCAATCAACTCTCAGGCCAGCTTCCATCAACAGCAGGCCTTGGACTTCCAAAACTAGAAGGGCTTTACCTTGAGCTAAATGAACTAAGTGGACCAATCCCAACCTTTATCTCCAACGCTTCTAATCTTATTTTTCTTCAACTAACGAATAATTCTTTTTCTGGAACTGTTCCGGATACGTTTGGCAATCTAAAATATTTGCAACGGTTGGACTTAGGGCATAACAACTTAAGTAGCAAACCTTCTTCCCCTGTATTGAGCTTTCTCTCATCATTGACAAGCTGTAAAAGCTTGGaagttttgatatttgatgataACCCTTTGATCAATGGTGAACTTCCAGTTTCTGTGGGGAATTTATCTGCTTCTCTAACTCTTTTCTATGCTTCTCATTGCAACATTAAGGGCAGCATCCCCGGCGAAATCGGAAACTTAAGCAAATTGTTCTGGTTAGGCCTTGACCACAATGACTTCACTGGAACAATACCTGCAACACTTGGAAGATTGAGAGAGTTGCAAGACGTTGATCTTGGGAGTAACAAGCTTGAAGGAAGCATTCCATCCGAGTTATGTCATCTTGAAAGGTTGGCTTACTTAACTCTCACTGACAACAAACTATTTGGACCAATACCAGAATGCTTAGGTCATATGGTTTCTCTGAGGAATCTTTTCTTAGGCTCCAATAGTTTTACCTCAATCCCATCAACCTTGACGAGACTCGACGGCATCTTGTTCCTAGAGTTATCTTCGAATTCACTGAATGGATCACTCCCAACTGATATCGGGAACTGGAAGTCTGTGACCAATTTGAATTTGTCAGATAATCGGTTCTCAGGTGCTATCCCAAGCAGCATTGCTGATCTCATGCATCTAACTCATCTCTCGTTATCTGGTAATATGTTGCAGGGTTCTATTCCTGCATCATTTGATGAGTTAATAAGTTTGGAATACTTGGATCTGTCTAGGAATAACCTTTCAGGAATGATCCCCAAGTCCTTAGAGAAACTCCAAAATCTCAAATCTTTCAATGTCTCTTTCAATAGACTACAAGGGGAAATTCCTAGCAGAGGATTATTTGGAAACTACTCGAGCCAATCATTTATAGGCAATGAAGACTTGTGCGGTCCATCTCGACTTCAAGTCCCACCTTGCAAAACTGATCCCTCCAAGAGTGCcaatcttttaaaatatattctacCTGTAATTGGCTCGGTCATATTAGTATCGATCGTGGTTATCATTCTTTTACGAAGTCGAAATACGAAAACTGAACTACCAATTCAAGAAAATTTGCCACCGTTACCTGAATGGAGAAGAATTTCTTACCATGACCTTGCTCAAGCTACTGATGGATTTTCTGAAAGCAATCTACTTGGGGTAGGGAGTTTCGGGTCAGTATACAAAGGAACTCTCTCAACTGGGATGACCATTGCAGTAAAAGTGTTCCACGTAAATCAAGATAGAGCCTTTAAAAGCTTTGATATTGAGTGTGAGGTACTACGCAACATTCGTCATCGGAATTTGGTTAAAATCATTAGCAGCTGCTCTAATGTTGACTTTAAAGCTTTGGTACTTGAGTTCATGCCTAATGGAAGCTTGGAGAAGTGGCTATATTCTCACAACCATTTTCTGAATGTTTTGCAAAGGTTAAATATAGTGATAGACATTGCATTGGCATTGGAATATCTCCACCATGGTCATACCCTACTAGTGGTTCATTGTGATATAAAGCCAAACAATATCCTGCTAGATACAGATATGATAGCGCATTTGGGTGATTTTGGCATTGCAAAACTCTTGGGCGAAGAAGATTCAACGATACAAACAAAGACACTAGCAACTATTGGATACATGTCACCAG AATATGGATCAGAAGGAATTGTTTCTACAAAAGGCGATGTGTATAGTTTCGGGATTCTTGTAATGGAAACTTTCACAAGAAAAAAGCCGACGGATGATATATTTGGAGAAGAAATGAGCTTGAAACGTTGGGTGAAAGAATCATTACCATCTTCCTTAGTTGATGTGGTAGACAGTGAGCTTCTAAATACAAGAGAGAGAGAAGGGTTAGCAGCAAAGGATTGTATATTATCCATTTTGCAATTAGCTCTGGAATGTTTAGCAGAGGTAGCAGAGGAAAGGATTGATATGGAAGAAGTTGTTGCAAGGTTGAAGAAAATCAAAACCATGTACTTGCGTGGAACTGAGCaagtttaa